One Coffea arabica cultivar ET-39 chromosome 5e, Coffea Arabica ET-39 HiFi, whole genome shotgun sequence DNA segment encodes these proteins:
- the LOC113743918 gene encoding uncharacterized protein: MEVMKSHLCGGIVESYTRWVYHGERFEDSDDNENDNIVLDEENSESDDIQEMLNDVGTANFGENWRNSGEHNRDIPNKQEGEASPKCIGNDMDIFFRPLIDELKEFFDTGFETYDAAMGEKFMLRAALLWTISDFSAYAYLSGWSTKGYKACPVCLDETTSVYLRNGLKYCYMGHRRFLPADHKWRRERKPFDGKRDLRQPVRTLSGEEILQQLQEFDQIEFGKAPELLKEKRRKCMQNQSNWLKKSIFFELPYWSTNKIRHNLDIMHIVKNVCEILLGTVMGTGQKNRDTWQAREDLKEMRLREELHLQTQGDSKVMPTACYTLSRSEKQKLCQFVSSLKFPDGFASNISHCVKPKECQISGMKSHDYHVFLQRLLPLAIKGMLPKDVSQTLVELSNFFRKICSRTLYVDELDAQEKNIVVILCKLEKIFPPNFFDVMVHLPAEAKLASPAQYRWMFPFERKMGQYKGYVHNRARPEGCIVERYLDDECLTFISRYLHNVPTIFNEPERNTKRFEAAGKLSIFSGMARRFGAATFYCLSESKLMKIHLFILKNCEEIDDYIRMYKELLLQQNVSNVEQMQDLEFPKWFEERVTYMHAQGRCCDELLSLAKGLDFRVIKYPGCNVNRFRFHTKTREVDRKTQNSGIMVKGEHADVEINFYGAITDILEVEYSFTQSRVVLFKCDWWDLKNSSCLKIDKQSNLSSINLSKKWYIDQPFVFASQAEQVFYVKDMRLGGHWHVVESVCPRSSYAVLEKDEHKSCEEEEAYQEDYLEDLIGVQENVDLSNLKRGDMLADEAIETGILNSDSSAKRARKMDDFFVDDDEIQQLSSSEDDSEKFVESDDYESD; the protein is encoded by the exons ATGGAGGTCATGAAAAGTCATTTGTGTGGGGGAATTGTTGAGAGCTATACTAGGTGGGTATATCATGGTGAAAGGTTTGAGGATTCTGATGATAATGAAAATGATAACATAGTTTTAGATGAAGAAAATAGTGAGTCAGATGATATTCAAGAAATGTTAAATGACGTTGGTACTGCAAACTTTGGTGAGAATTGGAGAAATTCGGGGGAACATAATAGGGATATTCCAAATAAGCAAGAGGGGGAAGCAA GTCCTAAGTGCATAGGAAATGATATGGATATATTTTTTAGGCCTCTAATTGATGAGTTGAAAGAGTTTTTTGACACTGGCTTTGAGACTTATGATGCAGCCATGGGAGAAAAATTTATGTTACGGGCTGCTCTATTGTGGACTATAAGTGATTTTTCAGCATATGCCTATTTGTCAGGGTGGAGTACGAAAGGTTATAAGGCCTGTCCTGTTTGTTTAGATGAGACAACTAGTGTATATCTGAGAAATGGATTAAAATATTGCTATATGGGGCACAGGCGATTTTTGCCAGCGGACCATAAATGGCGTCGAGAAAGAAAGCCATTTGATGGCAAGAGAGATCTTAGACAGCCTGTTAGAACTTTATCCGGTGAAGAAATCTTGCAACAACTTCAAGAGTTTGATCAAATAGAGTTTGGCAAGGCACCTGAATTGCTtaaagagaagagaagaaaatgcatgcaaaatcagtcaaattggTTGAAGAAAAGCATTTTTTTTGAGCTGCCATATTGGAGTACTAACAAAATTAGACACAACTTGGACATTATGCATATCGTGAAGAATGTGTGTGAAATTTTGTTAGGTACAGTGATGGGTACAGGTCAGAAAAATAGGGACACTTGGCAAGCTAGAGAGGATTTGAAGGAAATGAGATTGAGGGAAGAATTGCATCTTCAAACTCAAGGGGATTCAAAGGTGATGCCCACTGCATGCTACACTCTTTCACGCAGCGAAAAACAAAAACTATGCCAGTTTGTGAGCTCACTCAAGTTCCCTGATGGATTTGCCTCAAACATATCTCATTGTGTTAAGCCAAAAGAGTGCCAAATTTCAGGGATGAAGAGTCATGATTATCATGTATTCTTGCAACGTCTACTTCCGTTAGCAATTAAAGGCATGCTGCCAAAGGATGTTTCCCAAACTTTGGTAGAACTAAGCaatttttttaggaaaatttgTTCCAGGACACTTTACGTAGATGAGTTAGATGCACAGGAGAAAAACATTGTTGTAATACTCTGCAAActtgaaaaaattttccctcCAAATTTCTTCGATGTAATGGTCCATTTACCTGCTGAAGCAAAACTTGCTAGCCCAGCACAATACCGGTGGATGTTCCCATTTGAGAG AAAAATGGGTCAATACAAAGGTTATGTGCACAACAGAGCTCGACCGGAAGGATGCATTGTTGAGCGTTACTTGGATGATGAATGTCTAACATTCATTTCTAGGTACTTGCACAATGTTCCTACAATATTTAATGAACCAGAACGAAACACGAAGCGCTTTGAGGCTGCTGGAAAGTTGTCTATTTTTTCTGGAATGGCTCGGCGTTTTGGGGCAGCAACATTTTACTGCTTAAGTGAATCAAAGTTGATGAAAATACATTTATTCATCTTGAAAAATTGTGAAGAAATTGATGATTACATAAG GATGTACAAAGAATTGCTTCTGCAGCAAAATGTGTCGAATGTAGAGCAGATGCAAGATTTAGAGTTTCCAAAGTGGTTCGAAGAGCGT GTCACTTACATGCATGCACAAGGCAGATGTTGTGATGAATTGTTGTCTTTGGCCAAAGGACTGGATTTTAGAGTGATAAAATATCCTGGTTGTAATGTCAATAGGTTTAGATTTCATACCAAAACACGTGAGGTAGACAGAAAAACCCAGAATAGTGGCATTATGGTGAAGGGTGAGCATGCTGATGTAGAAATAAACTTCTATGGTGCTATTACAGATATCTTAGAGGTTGAATACTCCTTCACTCAAAGCCGAGTAGTTCTATTCAAGTGTGACTGGTGGGACTTAAAAAATAGCTCATGTCTTAAAATAGACAAACAGAGTAATCTAAGCAGCatcaatttgtcaaaaaaatggTATATAGACCAGCCATTTGTATTCGCTTCCCAAGCTGAACAGGTCTTTTACGTAAAGGATATGAGGCTTGGAGGTCATTGGCATGTTGTCGAGTCGGTCTGTCCACGTTCATCATATGCTGTTCTTGAAAAGGATGAACATAAATCATGTGAAGAGGAAGAGGCTTACCAAGAAGATTATCTTGAAGACCTAATTGGGGTACAAGAGAATGTCgatttgtctaacttgaaaagAGGTGATATGCTAGCTGATGAAGCTATAGAAACTGGCATCCTAAATTCTGATTCTTCAGCTAAACGTGCCAGGAAAATGGATGATTTTTTTGTTGATGATGATGAGATTCAGCAATTGAGCTCGAGCGAAGATGATAGTGAAAAATTTGTAGAAAGTGATGACTATGAGTCTGACTAA